Proteins co-encoded in one Acinetobacter lwoffii genomic window:
- a CDS encoding RNA pyrophosphohydrolase: MIDSEGFRPNVGIILANDAGQVLWAKRIGHNAWQFPQGGIQYGETPEQALYRELREEVGLLPEHVQIVAQTKGWLRYRLPHRYIRTDSDPVCIGQKQKWFLLKLTAPVQHIQLNLSDPPEFDQWQWVSYWYPLGQVVNFKRDVYRKALVELCQQLPQQKP; encoded by the coding sequence ATGATCGACTCTGAAGGTTTCCGACCGAATGTCGGGATCATTTTGGCAAACGATGCTGGACAGGTTTTATGGGCAAAACGCATTGGTCATAATGCATGGCAATTTCCACAAGGCGGGATCCAATATGGAGAAACCCCTGAGCAGGCACTCTATCGTGAGCTGAGAGAAGAAGTTGGCTTATTGCCCGAACACGTCCAGATAGTCGCGCAAACCAAAGGCTGGTTGCGCTATCGTTTGCCGCATCGATACATTCGTACGGACTCTGATCCGGTCTGTATCGGTCAAAAACAAAAGTGGTTTTTACTCAAACTCACGGCCCCCGTTCAGCATATTCAGTTGAATCTGTCTGATCCGCCCGAATTTGATCAATGGCAATGGGTCAGTTACTGGTACCCACTCGGTCAAGTCGTGAATTTCAAACGTGATGTTTACCGCAAAGCCCTGGTGGAGTTGTGTCAGCAACTACCCCAGCAAAAACCTTAA
- a CDS encoding IS4-like element ISAbe18 family transposase, translating into MSHQNTVFHELIKPVVRQDFEQLAKVHHVGQKFRAASRWDQFIAILMSQFSCRQSLRDIQSNLECQQEKLSHLGAKSIPRSTLARINEQQPAALYQQLFYKLLKYYEHSKVAHKFRFKNPLYSLDASHIDLSLSLCEWAKVHDSKASMKLSIGLNHSNDIPEFVAVENGKENDMVQGRKFQFPAGSIVVFDKGYVDYQWYANLTAQNIGFVPRFRPKSVYQVIRQHPVLESKGILKDETIQLNSAHALKRKAPVLRRIEYRDQQSGKHFSFLSNNFHLAASTIAAIYKDRWKVELFFKAIKQNLKLKAFLGRSRNAIQTQIWIAMIAYLLVSFAQHLGKTGWTVQRLLRIIQVNLFERRTLKALFSPDKIPIKQEEAQMSFLL; encoded by the coding sequence TTGTCACATCAGAATACCGTATTTCATGAGCTAATTAAACCTGTTGTGCGACAGGATTTTGAACAACTTGCTAAAGTACACCATGTTGGACAGAAATTTAGAGCGGCTTCCCGGTGGGATCAGTTTATTGCCATATTGATGTCTCAATTCTCTTGTAGGCAAAGTCTGAGAGATATTCAATCCAATTTGGAGTGCCAACAGGAAAAGCTAAGTCATCTCGGAGCAAAGTCTATTCCCCGAAGCACGCTGGCACGAATCAATGAGCAGCAGCCTGCTGCCTTGTATCAACAGCTATTTTACAAGTTGCTTAAATACTATGAACACTCAAAAGTAGCTCATAAATTTCGCTTTAAGAATCCCTTGTATTCCTTGGATGCCAGTCATATTGACCTGTCGCTTTCCTTATGTGAATGGGCCAAAGTTCACGACTCAAAAGCCAGCATGAAACTCAGCATAGGATTGAATCACAGCAATGATATTCCTGAGTTTGTTGCAGTTGAAAATGGCAAAGAAAATGACATGGTACAAGGCCGCAAATTCCAGTTTCCTGCTGGCAGCATTGTAGTTTTTGATAAAGGCTATGTCGATTACCAATGGTATGCAAATCTGACTGCTCAAAACATTGGATTTGTCCCACGTTTTAGGCCTAAATCTGTGTATCAGGTGATCCGGCAACATCCAGTGCTTGAATCCAAAGGTATTCTAAAAGATGAAACCATTCAGCTGAATAGCGCACATGCCCTAAAAAGAAAAGCCCCAGTGTTAAGAAGAATTGAATATAGAGATCAGCAAAGTGGCAAGCACTTTAGCTTTCTCAGCAATAACTTTCATTTAGCCGCCTCCACCATTGCGGCGATTTATAAAGATCGTTGGAAAGTTGAGCTGTTCTTTAAGGCGATTAAGCAGAATCTCAAATTAAAAGCGTTTCTAGGCCGCAGCAGGAACGCAATTCAGACACAAATCTGGATTGCGATGATCGCCTATTTATTGGTGAGTTTCGCTCAACATTTAGGGAAAACAGGTTGGACAGTTCAACGTTTACTCAGAATAATTCAAGTGAATTTGTTTGAAAGAAGAACTTTAAAAGCTTTATTTTCACCCGATAAAATACCCATAAAACAAGAGGAAGCTCAAATGAGCTTCCTCTTGTGA
- the infA gene encoding translation initiation factor IF-1, protein MANKEELIEFEGVVTETLPNTMFRVRLENGHEVIAHISGKMRKHYIRILTGDSVKVEMTPYDLTKGRITYRAR, encoded by the coding sequence ATGGCCAATAAAGAGGAACTCATCGAGTTCGAAGGCGTTGTCACCGAGACGCTTCCTAATACTATGTTCCGTGTACGTTTAGAGAACGGTCACGAAGTGATTGCCCACATCTCTGGTAAAATGCGTAAACACTATATCCGTATTTTAACTGGCGACAGTGTGAAGGTTGAAATGACACCTTATGATTTGACTAAAGGTCGTATCACATATCGTGCACGCTAA
- a CDS encoding DUF2789 family protein — MTHVRPRMTHLFQQLGLDASAEGIETFIHEHQLHKDLTLLDAPYWSEAQRQFLSEKIASDGEWAIVVDQLNESLHENSTSEG, encoded by the coding sequence ATGACTCACGTTCGACCACGTATGACACATCTGTTCCAGCAGCTTGGCTTGGATGCCAGTGCAGAAGGTATTGAAACATTTATTCACGAGCATCAATTACATAAAGATCTGACTTTACTGGATGCGCCGTATTGGTCAGAGGCACAACGTCAATTTTTAAGCGAGAAAATAGCATCTGATGGCGAATGGGCGATTGTGGTAGATCAACTCAATGAATCCTTGCATGAAAATTCAACCAGTGAAGGATAA
- the ovoA gene encoding 5-histidylcysteine sulfoxide synthase has protein sequence MQLDSPLKSHSQDKTNTSSLWLSAKPMLLPTPALDFADEQTARHCLREYFLNTFDTYEQLFECLKHEDAFFIKPITLRHPLIFYFAHTATFFVNKLLLSKLISERVNPHFESIFAIGVDEMSWDDLDEVHYDWPSVQEVRDYRHQVRALILNILEHAPLTLPLNWQNPWWTIIMGIEHERIHLETSSVLIRQHALEHVRQHPQWRANIITGMAPDNILLDVPEGKVHLQKDFNHPFYGWDNEYGRHEAEVAAFAASKYLVSNQEFLAFVEADGYQTEHYWSEEGLGWLQFSQAAHPCFWRKTELGWSLRLMLEEVPMPWDWPVEVNYHEAKAFCQWKSQQLGKTIRLPTEDEWYRLYAVSDLDPDLQSPEQANIELKYGTSSCPVDHFKQGDFYDIQGNVWQWTETPIYPFQGFQVHPFYDDFSTPTFDGRHNLMKGGSWISAGNEALYSSRYAFRRHFFQHAGFRYVASDQALQHFPSHYESDQLVSQYLEFQYDIEYFGIANFAKTLVDLAQPYFQQTPCHRALDIGCATGRASFELARYFDQVTGLDFSARFIQQAVYLAQGDKVHYQLPLEGELSEEKSCSLEDVTLDQFTSKTEFFQADACNLKAHFSGYDFILAANLIDRLHHPKDFLLQIHERINMSGILMLSSPYTWLEEHTARSEWLGGFQQDGENITTLAGMTSILTQHFELVAEPQDVPFVIRETARKYQHTLSQVTIWKRIR, from the coding sequence ATGCAGCTCGATTCTCCCTTAAAATCCCACTCTCAAGATAAAACAAATACAAGCAGCCTGTGGCTTTCGGCCAAACCGATGCTGCTGCCCACGCCGGCACTTGATTTTGCCGATGAACAGACTGCCCGGCACTGCCTGCGCGAATATTTCCTGAACACCTTTGACACCTATGAACAACTGTTTGAATGCCTCAAACATGAAGATGCATTTTTCATCAAGCCGATTACTTTACGTCATCCGCTAATTTTTTATTTTGCCCATACCGCCACTTTTTTTGTCAATAAACTGCTGCTCAGCAAGCTAATTAGCGAACGCGTAAATCCGCATTTTGAAAGTATCTTCGCGATCGGTGTAGACGAGATGAGCTGGGATGACCTGGATGAAGTGCACTATGACTGGCCCAGTGTGCAGGAAGTCCGTGATTATCGGCATCAGGTACGCGCCCTGATCCTGAACATCCTTGAACATGCTCCGCTAACTCTACCCTTAAACTGGCAAAACCCTTGGTGGACCATCATCATGGGCATCGAACATGAACGGATCCATCTGGAAACTTCTTCTGTGCTGATCCGCCAGCATGCTTTGGAACATGTACGCCAGCATCCGCAATGGCGTGCCAATATTATTACCGGCATGGCCCCGGATAATATTTTGCTGGATGTGCCGGAAGGCAAAGTGCATTTACAGAAAGATTTTAACCATCCATTTTATGGCTGGGACAATGAATACGGCCGGCATGAAGCCGAGGTTGCAGCTTTTGCAGCCTCCAAATATCTGGTATCGAATCAGGAATTTCTGGCCTTTGTCGAAGCTGATGGCTATCAGACCGAACACTACTGGAGTGAAGAAGGTCTAGGCTGGCTGCAATTTTCACAAGCTGCTCATCCCTGTTTCTGGCGCAAAACTGAATTGGGTTGGTCACTGCGACTGATGCTGGAAGAAGTGCCGATGCCTTGGGATTGGCCGGTAGAAGTGAATTATCATGAAGCCAAGGCCTTTTGTCAGTGGAAATCGCAACAGCTTGGAAAAACCATTCGCTTGCCGACTGAAGATGAATGGTATCGCCTGTATGCCGTTTCAGACCTGGATCCAGATTTACAAAGTCCTGAACAGGCCAATATCGAGTTGAAATACGGCACCAGCTCCTGTCCGGTGGATCATTTCAAGCAGGGTGATTTTTACGATATTCAAGGCAATGTCTGGCAGTGGACTGAAACCCCGATCTATCCATTTCAGGGTTTTCAGGTGCATCCATTTTATGATGATTTCAGTACACCGACCTTTGACGGTCGCCATAACCTGATGAAAGGTGGCTCCTGGATTTCGGCGGGCAATGAAGCTTTATATAGTTCCCGCTACGCCTTCAGACGGCATTTCTTTCAGCACGCTGGTTTTCGCTACGTCGCTTCTGATCAAGCATTGCAACATTTCCCTTCGCATTATGAAAGCGACCAGCTGGTCTCCCAATATCTGGAATTCCAGTATGATATCGAATATTTTGGTATCGCTAATTTTGCCAAAACACTGGTCGATCTGGCACAACCCTATTTTCAGCAAACGCCGTGCCATCGTGCCTTAGATATTGGCTGTGCTACCGGCCGCGCCAGCTTTGAACTGGCACGCTATTTTGATCAAGTGACCGGTCTGGACTTTTCTGCACGCTTTATTCAGCAAGCGGTCTATTTGGCTCAAGGCGACAAGGTACATTATCAGCTGCCGCTAGAAGGTGAATTAAGCGAAGAAAAAAGCTGTTCACTTGAAGATGTTACTTTGGATCAGTTTACATCTAAAACGGAATTTTTTCAGGCCGATGCCTGCAACCTGAAAGCACATTTTAGCGGCTATGATTTTATTCTGGCAGCCAACCTGATTGACCGGCTGCATCATCCGAAAGACTTTTTATTGCAGATTCATGAGCGTATTAATATGAGCGGAATTTTAATGCTGAGTTCGCCTTATACCTGGCTGGAAGAACATACGGCGCGTAGCGAATGGCTGGGCGGTTTTCAACAGGATGGGGAAAACATCACCACCTTGGCCGGTATGACCAGTATCTTAACCCAGCACTTTGAATTGGTGGCCGAACCTCAAGATGTGCCTTTTGTGATTCGGGAAACGGCCAGAAAGTATCAACACACGCTGTCACAAGTCACGATCTGGAAACGGATTCGCTAA
- the leuB gene encoding 3-isopropylmalate dehydrogenase, translating to MSKQILILAGDGIGPEIVKAAEQVLTRVNEKFNLDLTWEQGLLGGAAIDAHGSPYPDVTSEQAKKADAILLGAVGGPKWDTIERSIRPERGLLKLRSELNLFANLRPAILYPQLANASSLKPEIVAGLDILIVRELTGGIYFGQPRGIRELENGEKQGYNTDVYSESEIKRIAKVAFEMANLRGGKVCSVDKANVLEVTELWKQTVTALKDAEYPEINLSHMYVDNAAMQLVRAPKQFDVIVTSNLFGDILSDEAAMLTGSIGMLPSASLDENGKGMYEPCHGSAPDIAGQNLANPLATILSVAMMLRYTFREEAAAKAIEDAVGQVLDQGLRTADIMSEGMQKVGTVEMGQAVVAALN from the coding sequence ATGTCTAAACAAATTTTGATTTTAGCTGGTGACGGTATCGGTCCTGAAATTGTCAAAGCGGCAGAGCAGGTGCTGACTCGTGTAAATGAAAAATTTAATCTCGATTTGACATGGGAACAGGGTTTACTCGGTGGTGCAGCCATTGATGCGCACGGTTCACCGTATCCAGACGTGACTTCTGAACAGGCTAAAAAAGCCGATGCGATTTTACTCGGTGCCGTAGGCGGTCCAAAATGGGACACGATTGAGCGTTCAATCCGTCCGGAACGTGGTTTATTGAAATTGCGTAGCGAACTGAATCTGTTTGCTAACTTGCGTCCAGCCATTCTTTATCCGCAACTGGCTAATGCTTCAAGTTTGAAGCCTGAAATCGTAGCGGGTCTGGATATTCTGATTGTACGTGAATTGACCGGTGGTATTTACTTCGGTCAGCCACGTGGTATTCGTGAACTGGAAAATGGCGAGAAGCAAGGCTATAACACCGACGTTTATTCAGAGTCTGAAATCAAGCGTATCGCCAAAGTCGCTTTTGAAATGGCCAATTTGCGCGGTGGTAAAGTGTGTTCAGTGGATAAAGCCAACGTGCTTGAAGTAACTGAACTGTGGAAACAGACAGTGACTGCGCTGAAAGATGCCGAATACCCTGAAATTAATTTATCGCATATGTATGTCGACAATGCCGCAATGCAACTGGTGCGTGCGCCAAAGCAGTTTGACGTGATTGTCACCTCGAATCTGTTCGGTGATATCCTGTCTGATGAAGCTGCGATGTTGACCGGTTCAATCGGCATGTTGCCATCGGCATCTCTGGATGAAAATGGCAAAGGCATGTATGAGCCTTGTCATGGTTCTGCACCAGATATCGCGGGTCAAAACCTGGCAAATCCATTGGCAACGATTCTTTCGGTGGCGATGATGCTGCGTTATACCTTCCGTGAAGAAGCCGCTGCTAAAGCGATTGAAGATGCAGTAGGTCAGGTCTTGGATCAAGGCTTGCGTACAGCTGACATTATGTCTGAAGGCATGCAAAAAGTCGGTACGGTTGAAATGGGTCAAGCAGTCGTTGCTGCATTGAACTAA
- a CDS encoding LysR family transcriptional regulator, translated as MNLAAFEAFVKVMETGSISLAADQLFITQPAVTKRIHSLEEYFGVKLFESAGRGVQATHAAHSLLPKVKNWLNELGDIHYTLSHEQGQVQGKLKIGTSHHIGLHHLPSHLRRYVQEYPDVTLDVHFVDSEQAHEQVIAGDLELAFLTLPPRGDARLNYVTIWNDPLVFVVAPFHPLAQQKNLCLEDLLDYPSLLPSSQTYTSQITLAEFEKQGIKPKVSMSNNPLESIRMLVSIGLGWSVLPKTLVNHDLHQLDINLEMNRRLGMVWHPGRTQSKAAQALVQLMQGASLSI; from the coding sequence ATGAATCTCGCAGCCTTTGAAGCCTTCGTGAAAGTCATGGAAACCGGTTCGATTTCTCTGGCCGCAGATCAGCTCTTCATTACCCAGCCTGCTGTCACCAAACGTATTCACAGTCTGGAAGAATACTTTGGGGTCAAGCTGTTTGAATCTGCCGGACGTGGCGTACAGGCCACCCACGCGGCACACTCCCTGTTGCCTAAAGTGAAAAACTGGCTGAATGAACTCGGGGATATTCATTATACCTTGAGCCATGAACAAGGTCAGGTACAGGGCAAACTGAAAATTGGTACCAGTCATCATATTGGCCTGCATCATCTGCCGAGTCATTTGCGCCGTTATGTCCAGGAATATCCGGACGTAACCCTGGATGTACATTTTGTTGATTCCGAGCAGGCGCATGAACAGGTGATTGCCGGCGATCTGGAACTGGCATTTTTAACCTTGCCGCCACGGGGTGATGCGCGTCTGAATTATGTAACTATCTGGAATGATCCTCTGGTCTTTGTGGTGGCACCGTTTCATCCGCTGGCGCAGCAAAAAAATCTGTGTCTGGAAGATTTGCTCGACTACCCGAGCCTGTTGCCCTCATCACAGACCTATACCTCGCAGATTACTTTGGCCGAGTTTGAAAAACAGGGTATTAAACCAAAAGTCAGTATGAGCAACAATCCACTGGAATCAATCCGGATGCTGGTATCAATTGGTTTGGGCTGGTCGGTACTGCCAAAAACTTTGGTCAATCATGACCTGCACCAGCTGGATATTAATCTGGAAATGAACCGTCGTTTGGGCATGGTCTGGCATCCCGGTCGTACTCAGTCCAAAGCAGCTCAGGCTCTGGTTCAGCTCATGCAGGGTGCCTCGCTGTCTATTTAA
- a CDS encoding DUF2061 domain-containing protein, whose translation MAHIQRFVDNNQRMFKKTFSYYIMHITVAMIVGYLVTGSLTMAIALSLLEPTVQAVAFFFHEKIWEGNNQQQNEDITV comes from the coding sequence ATGGCACATATTCAACGCTTTGTAGACAACAACCAGCGCATGTTCAAAAAGACCTTCAGCTACTACATTATGCATATTACAGTAGCGATGATTGTGGGTTACTTGGTGACTGGCAGTTTGACCATGGCCATTGCCTTAAGTTTATTAGAGCCAACGGTACAAGCAGTGGCTTTCTTCTTCCACGAAAAAATCTGGGAGGGTAATAACCAACAGCAGAATGAGGACATTACCGTCTAA
- a CDS encoding HAD family hydrolase, translating to MKLALFDLDHTLLNTDSDHSWGEFLVSEGLVDPVQHRAMNDKFYDDYKKGELDPYAYNEFVFQFLTQHDNDYLIELHQLFMQKVIRPQMRPEGFKAIGRHHEAGHTLVGITATSDFITAPIFREFGITEIIATNAEVIDGKYTGKVINTACYQQGKLVRLEQWLEGRNVTESWAYSDSINDRFLLEYADHAIAVNPDDRLETLAQEQGWEIQDWSI from the coding sequence ATGAAATTGGCGCTATTTGATCTCGATCACACCTTGTTAAACACGGATTCGGATCATTCTTGGGGAGAGTTTTTGGTCAGTGAGGGCCTGGTCGATCCAGTTCAGCATCGCGCCATGAATGACAAGTTCTATGACGATTATAAAAAAGGTGAGCTGGATCCTTATGCCTATAATGAATTTGTGTTCCAGTTTCTAACCCAACATGACAATGATTATTTGATTGAATTACATCAACTGTTCATGCAAAAAGTCATTCGTCCACAAATGCGTCCTGAAGGTTTTAAAGCCATTGGGCGCCACCATGAAGCAGGGCATACCTTAGTGGGCATTACCGCGACTTCAGACTTTATTACCGCCCCCATTTTTCGTGAATTCGGAATTACTGAAATTATTGCCACCAATGCTGAAGTCATTGATGGTAAATATACTGGTAAAGTCATCAATACCGCATGCTATCAGCAAGGCAAGTTGGTGCGTCTGGAACAATGGCTGGAGGGTCGCAATGTAACCGAGTCTTGGGCCTATTCAGATTCGATTAATGACCGTTTCTTGCTGGAATATGCGGATCATGCGATTGCAGTGAATCCGGATGATCGCTTGGAAACTCTAGCCCAAGAACAGGGCTGGGAAATACAGGACTGGTCCATCTAA
- the leuD gene encoding 3-isopropylmalate dehydratase small subunit, producing the protein MKAYTVEQGIVAPLDRANVDTDLIIPKQFLKSIKRTGFGENLFDELRYLDEGYPGQDNSVRPINPDFVLNQPRYQGASILISRANFGCGSSREHAPWALSEYGFRTVIAPSFADIFFNNCFKNGMLPVILAEDIVEQLFKECAADEGYQLTIDLQAQEVRTPTGESFKFEVDPFRKHCLLNGLDDIGLTLQVADDIRAYEEKTKQSRPWVFAEIHG; encoded by the coding sequence ATGAAAGCTTATACCGTTGAACAAGGTATCGTTGCACCTTTAGACCGTGCCAATGTCGATACAGATTTAATTATTCCAAAACAGTTTTTGAAATCGATCAAACGTACCGGTTTCGGTGAAAATTTGTTTGATGAATTGCGTTATCTGGATGAAGGTTATCCAGGTCAGGACAATTCAGTTCGTCCGATCAATCCGGACTTTGTCTTGAACCAGCCACGTTATCAGGGCGCATCTATTTTAATTTCACGTGCCAACTTTGGTTGTGGTTCTAGCCGTGAACATGCGCCGTGGGCCTTGAGCGAATATGGTTTCCGTACCGTGATTGCGCCAAGCTTTGCTGATATTTTCTTTAATAACTGTTTTAAAAACGGTATGTTGCCTGTGATTTTGGCTGAAGATATTGTTGAGCAGTTATTTAAGGAATGTGCGGCAGATGAAGGCTATCAACTGACTATTGACTTGCAGGCACAAGAAGTTCGCACCCCTACAGGTGAAAGCTTTAAGTTCGAAGTCGATCCATTTCGCAAGCATTGCCTGTTAAATGGTCTGGATGATATTGGCTTAACTTTGCAGGTAGCGGATGATATTCGTGCCTATGAAGAAAAAACCAAACAATCGCGTCCTTGGGTATTTGCCGAAATTCATGGATAA
- the leuC gene encoding 3-isopropylmalate dehydratase large subunit, translated as MAGETQTVQKQNAKTLYDKLWDDHLVTQRDDGSALLYIDRHLLHEVTSPQAFEGLQLAGRKPWRLSANIATPDHNVPTSKKEREQGVAGIEDETSRIQVQTLDDNCKTFNIVEFDINDIRQGIAHVVGPEQGLTLPGMTVVCGDSHTATHGAFGCLAHGIGTSEVEHVLATQCLVQKKMKNMLVRVDGKLGQGVTPKDVVLAIIGKIGTAGGTGHAIEFGGQVFRDMSIEGRMTVCNMAIEAGARVGMVAVDDKTIEYVKGRPYAPTAEQWDQAVAYWNTLHSDECAYFDTVVVLQGEEIEPQVSWGTSPEMVIPVSQAVPTLEQAKDDVQRNDWNRAYQYMGLNAGQALVEIQLDRVFIGSCTNSRIEDIRAAAEVIKGRKVASSIKQAMVVPGSGLVKAQAEAEGLDKVFVEAGFEWREPGCSMCLAMNADKLQPGEHCASTSNRNFEGRQGNGGRTHLVSPAMAAAAAIAGHFVDVRSF; from the coding sequence ATGGCAGGCGAGACCCAAACAGTACAAAAGCAAAATGCAAAAACACTATATGACAAGTTGTGGGATGACCATTTAGTAACGCAACGTGATGATGGTTCTGCCTTACTCTATATCGACCGTCACCTGTTGCATGAAGTAACCTCACCACAGGCATTTGAAGGGTTGCAATTGGCCGGGCGCAAGCCATGGCGTTTAAGCGCTAACATTGCTACACCGGATCATAACGTACCGACCTCGAAAAAAGAGCGTGAGCAGGGCGTAGCCGGAATTGAAGATGAAACCTCGCGCATTCAGGTGCAAACCTTGGATGATAACTGCAAGACCTTTAATATTGTTGAATTTGATATTAACGATATCCGTCAGGGCATCGCGCATGTAGTTGGGCCGGAGCAGGGCTTGACCTTACCGGGCATGACCGTGGTATGTGGTGATTCGCATACAGCAACCCATGGTGCTTTTGGCTGCTTGGCGCATGGTATCGGGACATCCGAAGTTGAACATGTATTGGCGACCCAATGCCTGGTTCAAAAGAAGATGAAAAACATGTTGGTACGCGTTGATGGCAAATTAGGCCAGGGCGTGACACCGAAAGATGTGGTCTTAGCCATTATTGGCAAGATTGGTACCGCAGGCGGTACTGGTCACGCGATTGAATTTGGCGGTCAGGTCTTCCGTGACATGTCGATTGAAGGTCGTATGACCGTGTGTAATATGGCGATCGAAGCCGGTGCACGCGTGGGTATGGTTGCTGTGGATGACAAAACCATCGAGTATGTTAAAGGTCGTCCTTATGCGCCAACTGCGGAACAGTGGGATCAGGCGGTAGCGTACTGGAATACATTGCATTCGGATGAATGTGCATATTTTGATACGGTGGTCGTGTTGCAAGGTGAAGAAATTGAGCCGCAAGTGTCTTGGGGAACTTCTCCTGAGATGGTCATTCCAGTGTCTCAAGCAGTACCAACTTTAGAACAAGCCAAAGACGATGTACAACGCAATGACTGGAACCGTGCTTATCAATATATGGGCTTAAATGCCGGTCAGGCCTTGGTTGAGATTCAACTGGATCGTGTCTTTATCGGTTCGTGCACCAATTCGCGTATTGAAGATATCCGTGCTGCAGCCGAAGTGATCAAAGGTCGTAAGGTCGCATCTTCAATCAAACAGGCGATGGTGGTTCCGGGTTCTGGTCTGGTCAAAGCTCAGGCAGAAGCGGAAGGTCTGGACAAGGTATTTGTCGAGGCGGGCTTCGAGTGGCGTGAACCTGGCTGTTCAATGTGTCTGGCGATGAATGCTGACAAGTTACAACCAGGCGAGCATTGTGCCTCGACTTCGAACCGTAACTTTGAAGGTCGTCAGGGCAATGGCGGTCGTACTCATCTGGTGAGTCCAGCCATGGCAGCCGCTGCTGCGATCGCAGGTCACTTTGTTGATGTCCGTTCATTTTAA
- a CDS encoding AraC family transcriptional regulator, with amino-acid sequence MSQLTDASVVLRLGYQAIRRAGLPTEELLTKAGVALNQVEANDRTPLSAQYAFWVAAEEVSKDPDIGLHLGEHLPLYRGQVIEHLFVSSENFGEGLKRALAYQRLISDAFAAKLVIEDDRCYLTNGEQPFAESLVNRHFTECAMSGVLRFFKFITEGRFEPIYIDFNFYKGAPDDEYFRVYECPVSLGQKETRLYFDPTILEYPLWQAEPELLQLHEQLAIEKLQELARYDLVGEVRRAIGSTLESGETTLETVAAQLNITPRRLRTQLSEAHTSFQQILSDYRCRLAKRLLASTNESVERIVYLTGFSEPSTFYRAFKRWTNETPVEYRKRKQR; translated from the coding sequence GTGAGTCAGCTAACGGATGCATCAGTCGTATTGCGTTTAGGCTATCAGGCGATTCGTCGTGCGGGGTTGCCAACAGAAGAACTTTTGACCAAAGCAGGAGTGGCTTTAAATCAGGTGGAAGCCAATGACCGTACCCCGCTGAGTGCCCAATATGCCTTTTGGGTGGCGGCAGAGGAAGTCAGCAAGGACCCGGACATTGGATTGCATCTGGGTGAGCACCTGCCACTTTATCGTGGTCAGGTCATTGAACACCTGTTTGTTTCATCTGAAAATTTTGGTGAGGGACTGAAACGTGCTTTGGCTTATCAGCGACTGATCAGCGATGCCTTTGCTGCCAAATTAGTGATTGAAGATGATCGCTGCTATTTAACCAATGGTGAACAGCCTTTTGCTGAGAGTCTGGTCAATCGTCATTTTACTGAATGTGCCATGTCAGGTGTACTGCGTTTCTTTAAATTTATTACCGAAGGGCGTTTTGAGCCGATTTATATCGATTTTAATTTTTATAAAGGGGCACCTGATGATGAATACTTCCGGGTTTATGAGTGTCCGGTCAGTCTAGGTCAGAAAGAAACTCGTTTATACTTCGATCCGACTATCCTGGAATATCCGCTGTGGCAGGCTGAACCTGAGCTGTTGCAGCTGCATGAGCAACTGGCCATTGAAAAGCTACAGGAACTGGCAAGATATGATCTGGTCGGTGAAGTACGTCGTGCAATCGGCTCTACTTTGGAGAGTGGCGAAACCACGCTAGAAACTGTGGCAGCCCAGCTGAACATCACGCCACGCCGTTTGAGAACACAACTGAGTGAGGCACATACCAGCTTTCAGCAGATTCTCTCGGATTATCGCTGTCGTCTGGCCAAGCGTTTGCTGGCGAGTACCAATGAGAGCGTCGAGCGGATTGTCTATCTGACCGGTTTTTCCGAGCCAAGTACCTTCTATCGTGCCTTTAAACGCTGGACCAATGAAACGCCAGTGGAATATCGGAAGCGGAAGCAGCGTTAA